From Alphaproteobacteria bacterium CG11_big_fil_rev_8_21_14_0_20_39_49:
CTTAATAGAAGTGGTAACTTCTTTAGGTGAAGATGGTAGAGCCTTAAGTCCGTGGTACTATCCTGCACCCGAAGATTATCAGGCTATACTTGAAAAACATGGCTTGCGTGTAGAAAGTATCGAGCTAATTCCGCGCCCGACCCCACTGCCCAATGGAATGAATGGATGGCTAAAAACCTTTGCTAAACCATTCCTTAAACCGTTTAAAGAAGAAGTCCACGAACAGATATTAAAAGACGCTGAAAACCTTATGCTCACTACGCTTTGCGATAAAAATGGAAACTGGCATGCTGATTATGTGCGGTTGAGGGTGCTGGCAAGAAAATGTTAGTTGGCAATGATGCTATAATCATTAAAGTTATCCTTACTGCCAGCCATTAACATATGTCTTCTTATTTCGACAATTTCTGCAGCCCAATCTTTACACAATTAGCAATTATCGCACAGTCATCCTTTCCAGAATCATAACAACCCTGAACATAAGGTTCCGGCAAATGGGCAATAATGTTGTGATCATCAAAAGCAACCTTTACCTCACCGCCTATCGAGGCTGATATTATCTGCATTGCGGCTTTGTGCCTGGTTGTGTGGTTTTTACCAGCCCATTCATCGACAAGCTCGCTGATTCCACTTTTAAAAAATGATGTTTTAACGGGCTTTTCGTTAACTGGCATTGTTACTCTTTTAAAATTATGGCTTTGGATTATAGCCGTAAATTCAAACTTGGCAATCATGTAAAATAAAACAAGTCAAGATTAAGATTAATATACTGATATATAACGCTTATTCCTATCAATTAAACTTGATGTTGCCTGGACTGTATGGCTTCATTGGATGTGTAAATATAACGCAACAATGGAGGCTGAAATGTTACATCAAACACAAATGCCGGAAATCCCAGCTTATGTAGCTCACAACATGCAAAAAATTGCTGAAACAGGCATGGGTGACCTTAATTTAAGGGAGATCGGCAGGTTGCTTATAGATTGGGAGGAAAAGTACGGGGAATCCCATGGATATAAGAATTGCAGGGAAACCGTAGAGTGGCTATCCGAAAATTACGAATATTTCGAGGAAGTAAAGAATATCTTTATTTCAGAAAACAAGTCTCAGCTATCTTAATTAAAGGGAATTACTTAATGAATTACTCTACAAAAAAATATCATGCTTTCAGGCGGTATCTCGGTAACAACATTCGCATTCACAGGGAAGATAATGGGCTAAGTCAAGAACAGCTAGCTGAGGCAAGTGACTTGGAAATAGAACAGGTGCAGCATTTAGAAAATGCTATAGGCAATCCAACATTTAACGCCGTATTCCGGATTGCATGTGCCTTGGACATTGAGCCTCATATGTTGATGGAAAATATTTATGCTGAGGACGGAAAAGTCTGTTTATCGCATTTTAGCGTTTGCGATTAACCATTTGCATATATCTCCGCTTCAATTTTTCTACGTTTGATTAACCCTTTGAGTTTGCGGCCTCCGGCCCACACCCATTTTCCGAACTCTGCCGGAACCTCGTCATGCTCCTCTCGGTTTACCTTGCACCGTAATGTTGAACGCTGCAACGCTGCTGGCCCCAAATTATAAGTGAAGGATACGAGCGCATCGAACTGGCCATCAGTTAGCGGCACATCAATCAGGCGCAGGACAGCACGTTCAAACTTTTGTGCGTCCTGGAGTAGTAGTTCTTCAGCATCAGCATCATTCATATTACATGCATTTTGGGCGGCTTTAAGGCCGAATTTTCTGTAAATATCCAGCAACTCCGTACCTGTGATATTGCCAAAGTCATCACCGGCAAATACAACATGGCCATAACCTATGGTAGGATAGCCAGCCGCGCATATATATAAATGCGGAACAAACCCTTCAAATTTCTTGATGAGTTCTACGCCTTGTTGTGTGATATGTCGCATAAGTTCCATTTTATAAGAAATCGTGTATGGTGATTTTAGGATGTAATACTTCGAAGGTAATTTTATGAAATTTGATGAACAAACAGCGCAGGAGCTTGCAAAATGCATGGTGCTTAGATGCTTCAGGAATACCGCTCTTGAAAAAATGCACGCAGGCACAACTCCTCACTCGGAAACCGGTGATTATTCAGATGTATATGTTGTTACGCCAGCAGGCAAAATTGCATGGAATGATGTTTCCAAAATATCAGACGAAAAAATGAAAGAGCTGCTTTTGGAGGTGGTCAACAAAACATATTCATTTTTAATCAATATGCATGATGAGACATTTATGGAAAAATCACTAAATACCTCGCTTCCTTTTACAAATAGGTGGAACAAGCCGGAGCGTGTAGAAAAATTCTGATTTTTAAGATTACTTCCCAAAAGCCTTCTTCCAAGCCCTCTGGCCAAACCAGAACATTATAACGGTTGCGAATAATGCTTTTGTTTCCTCGTCCCAGATTTCTTTCAGGGCTTGCGCTACACCTAAAGAATCATTCTGAATAAGCAGGTAAAGCCCAGCTCCTTTGACTGCGGCGAATAGGATAAAAAAGGCATAGGTAACTACCGGGCGGACGGAGGCACGCAGGCCTTCAACCCATTTTACGCCGGAATCGCGGCTATCGTGCTTATACAAGGCTTCACTCTCGGACACGTCAGCCTGTGCATTTATTTCCTCAAGTTTCTGGCTGTGGTTTTGCTTCGACATTTCCATCTGCCGATCAAGAATAGCAAGCTCATGCTTTCTATCCTGATGATCACGAAATACCTTTAAAATATCAGGAAAAGCACTTCCCAGAAACCCAAGTAAACTGCCAAGTAATGTTAACATTATTTACCTCCCAATAATTTTAGTTTAATTGCAATACCGGCCATAATTGCCAGCAGGATTCCGCTTGTAATAACGCGGATAAAGGTCTGCCAGGCGGTGCGTTTAGCAAGGCGCAGGGCTGATAAAAGAGAACGAAGCTCTTTGATATCATCGGCTGCATATTCGCCGTCCAGCCCGACATCGGATAATGCCTTTCTTGCGCCTTTATCGGCTGCCCGGCATAGCATGGCTTCAAGTTCGTCAGGTTTCAGGCAGATGTGATCGTCCTGCACATTGGCTGGTTGTTTTGGCATGGCTATTCTCAAAGTTGATTATTGTTGTTGTGGAATTTCAGCACTTACACGGCAAATATAGCCGCTATTATCCAGTGAATGCTCGACACGAATGATGTTCCATTGACCATTAACACCGCTTCGAACATCTGCGATATCCAGCTTTCCTTCAGCTGCCAGGCGTGGATTTCCGGGAGTGGTTATTTCTAAGCTTCCTGTCCCTCGCTCAAGCTGTTTTAATTTAGCATCTGCGGCGGCGATTAAAACTTCCGGTGAATCATAAGTGTGGCGGAGCTTATAAACCGGCTCTCCTTCACCTATTTTTATGGTTTTCTTTATGGCTTCGTCCTTATCGTACCAATCGCCTTCAACAGCGCCGTATTTTGCCCGATCCGCAAAGCTGGCATTCCAGCTGGTGATCTGCTTACGCGAGATTGTAACTGGCGGGATATCAAGACCACTTACTGATCTTGCCTCTCCTTTCGGAGCGAAAAGCAGGTTACCGTTTACAGGCTTACTTATTGCGTCATGCGCCAGCGCCAGCCTGGTCAGTAGATGCAGGTCGCTTTCTTCAGTTTGCACCAGATGCGGAATTTCAAAACTTGCAAGATTATCTGTAATGCGTGGGTTTAGGCCATGCTTTCCGGCAATGTTGCTTACCAAATCACCCAGTGTTATCTTGCCCCATGTTTTTGTCACCGGTGCTTTTAAAACCTGTCCCATATCGGCAGCATGAGTGCGGATGCTCATACTTTGTGGAGGACTTTCCAGGCTGACCTCATCCACAACATAAAGCCCCATGCGGATCAATGAGGTTTCCTTGTAACCAAGCGAAATATCCAGCGTTGCACCTGTGCGTGGTAATGCAATTTTGCCGTCACGGTCATCCAGTTTTATGGTCACCTTATCGCTTTGAAAACCAGCTTCATCGGTAATACTCAGCGACAGCAAACCTCTACGGATGGCAGCAGTAATGTCATTGCTGTCCGCAATTACTCGGAAGTTGGGGGTGATGGTCATTTCAAACTTTGCTTTTATTTATTACGACTGTTATAATTTATTCGAAATCAAAATAAGGACTGCACTATGAACGAAATGTATAATAACCAAATTGAAGTTACAGCAAATAGAAGTGATGACGAAGCATGGAGATTGACACGGTTAGAGCGAGTTATTGGTTATATTGCGGCTCTTGCTGATCACTATGGTAACGAAAAACTATTATCTAAAATTAAAAGACTCCACGACCATAAAGGAACTTTAACTGTAACTTGGAACATTGACCCCTCTTCTGAAGAAAAAGATTTTTGTTTAAAAGCGTGGAAAAGCATAATTGGTGACGGAGCTGATAACGTAGAACATGAGACGAATTAATTCTTACTAATTCCACAACCTTATAATCTCCTTACTTTCCGGCAGCACAATATCAGGCAAAGTAATAACAAGCCCTGCTGGAAACTGTTCCCCATATTCAGCAAGTCCGGGATTTGCCTCTAATATTTCCTCAACCGCTCCTGATTGTTTTTTGTAATGTTTCCAGGCAACATGATCGAGCATATCGCCCTTGCGAGTGCGGTATTTTACTGCCATTAGTTTTCTCCGTATCGGCTAATTGAAAGACGAAAACTGATTTTACGCGGTACTCCGTTTTTTAAAAATACTTCTCGTGTTTCCTCAATTTGCAAAATTACCCATCGCCCCCAGATTTGCCCCAGACCATCTACCAGCAAAAGCGGTTCGCCGTTATCTGCTGAATCTTTCATACCTTCAATCTGACCAAGCCCGCCTCTAAAATCAGGATAAATAATGCCTTCAAGGTTAATTTGCTCGGCTCCTGGTCCAACAAACTGCATGGCAGGATCGTTATTTATACGATCCTGCGCCTGCCAGCGATAACTTATCGTTCGCTGTAGTTGCTGATATGCAGAGGTTTCAAGGGCAAAACGGTATGAACCAAGTGCCATCATGACGCTCATAGTGTCGCTCCTGCCGTGTCAAATAAAGCTCCTCTTGATGCATCTTTAATTTGGCGCATTACCTTTGCGGCAATGGTTTCTGCATCCTGCCCCGGAGCTGCATTTACCTCTATGTTGAAATTATTAGTGATAGTGCGAGAATCAATTGTTCTTTGGCTGTCAAAAACATTATTTGGCAATACATCCTGGGATACTCGGCTTTTTACTGGAGTAAAATTTTCAAGATTTCCTGTGGAGTTATTGTTATTTGGCGCTTCATTTGAGGTAATACTTGTCTGTATTTCTTTATTTGAACCAAATAATAACCCGAAGATTTTGCCAATTGCGGTAATGGGAGCGCTTATAAGTTTCCAGAATCCACCAAGCCACCCAGCAAAACTTTGCCAAACAGCCTGCACAGGCTCCCAGATTCCGGAGAAGAAATTTTTTACAGTGTCCCATTTAGCAATCAGCAACCCTGCAGCCAGAGCAATTCCACCGATGATTAAACCNNNNNNNNNNNNNATGATCAATGGTATTGCACGGCTTGCAAGTGATATTAATCCACTTGCTAACCCCTGTACAATTCCACCAAAAGCAAGTAACCTAATACGTCCAGCAGTAATAAGAGATGCTGCATTAAACGTTTGTAATCTTACCGTTGTAAATGATATCGCATTTCCTAAAAATCTCCATGCGCTAATAAATGCCTGTCCAATAGCAAGTAATTTCATCCTGGTAAAGGCAATTGCAGAAGTAACGTTAAATGATTTTAAATGCATTTTGGCAAATAGGACTGCCAGCCCGAAATTCTTCCATGTCCCTGATAAGAAGCCAGCTATTGCAAGAGCTTTGACCCTCATCGCAGTAATAACAGCAATTTTACTAAAAGCCTGGAACCGGATGCCGGTAAGTGCAACCTCTACACCCAATTTTGCCAATCCAATCCTGACCAAGTTTGCACCACCTGTTACAAACGTCCAGGCGAATGCCACGCCAAGCGCAGCTATCTTCAAAGCAACCATGGCAAATATTGCCCCGAATACGACTTTTGTAACCAGAGGGAATTTATCCGCAAGGTCAGCCATTCTAAGAACGACTTTTCCAATGCTTCCCAATACTAAATTAATAGCTGGAAGCAAAGTTGCTCCCATGTTAATACCAAGCTCACCCAATGAGTTTGTAAATAGATTGATCTGATTAGCTGTTGTGGCACTACGGTTTTTAAATTCACGCTCCATTGAGCCGATAAGTTTCAACTCACCTTGACTGTCTGTGGATTTTAAAACATCCAGTGCTTTGGTGAAAACATCAACCTGACCGGCAAGTGCAGATATCGATCCAACCTGCTGTTGACCAAACAAGCTGAAAATAATACCTGTACGTTCGATTTTATCAATCTTTGACAATTGCTGAAGAAACGACACCAAAGCTCCTTCGGCATCATTTGCGATGGCGTCTTTTAAGCTGCTGGCTTCCAAGCCCATTTTTTGCAGGGCTTTTTGAAATTTTGGTGATTGTTGATCAGCAGTTAGCAATCTGGTCAACAGCCTGTTAATGGCAGTACCAGCTTCTTCTGGGGCTTTACCCAAAGCAATAAAGCTGTCTGCCAGCGCAGCAATGACTTTAGGGTCTAATCCAAATCCTTTACCAACGCCACCAACCCTTGTTAACGCCTTTACAATCTGACTGGCCTTTGCCGCTGTATTATCCGACAAATGGTTGATGGCATCACCCAACTCATCCATATCGGTGATGGCAATACCGAAGATATTACTAAGGTTTGCCATTGCAGTGCCAGCCTCTTCCTCCGTGAGGTCAAAGGCAATTGCCATTTTTGAGGCAATCTCTACAAATTTTTGTAGATCCTTAACATTGGTTTCGATCTGACCTGTAAGCTCATTTTTCTTTGCACCGACACCCAACTGTGCGCCACTGGCTGCAATAGTTGCCAATCCCTTTGCGGAAATTGGTATTGTCCGGCTCATTTGTTTTAAGCCTTTTTCAAGCTCTTTGATGACATTATCGGCTCTTTCTTTATCATCAGGCAAAGCTATAACTTTTTTGACATCAGCCATTGCATTTTCAAAGCCAATAGCTGCGGTAACAGGTGATGCAATGGCCGCACCAAGGGCGATCATATCAAAAACCTGCCCACGTATGGCAGAGCGTCTTGCCTTGATAGCCTCGCCACGTTTTAGTGTACTATCTAAAGCCCTGTATCTTGATTGCAACTTAGTAACGGATGCTCCAAGTTTTGCCTGCTGTGCCGTTAAATTACGGGTGCTTTGACCGGTTCTGGCCATTTCACCGCGAACTTTCTGTAACGCATCCCTTTGCTTTACATATTCAGTTTTTGCGCGGCTGGATGCATTTTTAGCTTTTTCGAACTCACGCTGCATCACCTGAGTAGGATTAGCGGTGTTTTTCATTGCTGTAGAAAGCTGTTTTACCTGCTCTTCGGCAGACCTCCACGCATTTCTGGCAGACTCGGTTTTTGTTTTTAACGCTCTGAACGAATCTATCCGTTTACTATCAGCATCCAGTTTTTTTATAGCACTACCAAGGTTAGAAATTTGGCTTTGCCCCTGTCCTATGGTAGAGCCAAAACTGCCCTTTAGCGCAGCTCCAATTGTTATTGCTACTGTGTGCTGTTTTGACATTATTAACCGCTTAAATTAAAGATAAAAAACTTAGATAACTATTTGAAAATACTCGTTTTCAGAAGTTGACTTCCCCGCCGTTCCAATCAAACATGCCATGCGCATTTAGCGTTTTTTTAACCAATAAAAGGATTGTAATTATGACAAATATTGCTACTACAAAACAAGCGGAAGATATTTTTAACGAAGCCCAAGAAAAAGGGATTAATCCTGCTCAACTTTTTAAAGAACGTGGTTTTGACCAGGTTGGTATTGAAGTTAGCAAAGAAGCTCACAAAATTATTCTTTCAAAGCAAGAAAAGGGCGAAACAGTAAGCGATACGCTTTCTCGATTGCTTGAAGGGGCAATAGCAGTGTAACATTGATTATAAAATGATCTCTGGAGGATTTAACTCTGGAGATTATTTTTTTGATAGGGTATCAGCGGATTCAAACCACAAAATAAACTCTTCTAAATCCATATCAAGCTAGGTTTCTATGCCACCGCCAGCGAAGGAGCAAAGTGATAAAACCGCTAATCTAAGGTCGCTGGCCCTGGTTCTAAAAAATCCTGTAATACCTTTTGCACCTTTGCATAATCAGCAAGGTCAAGTTCTTCAATGACATCTGTGCTGACCTCGGCAAGATTGGCTATCATGGTTATTTCTTTTTCTGCATCAGTTTTTTTCATGCGCTCCACTGCAAGGCGGTCACGCACCTTTGGGCGGCGCAAATTAAGCGTTTCATAAGTGCTGTTGGCAACAGTTATAGGCTGGAATAACTTTATAGTTTCCATAATAGTTTCCTTTTTTGCTTGATTTTAAATGTATGGTGGTTAGAGTAATGCTATAATTTCAAGGACTTATCCATGCATAAAAACAAGTTACTTCTGGTTATAATTATTATATGCGTGTCTCTTGTTACTTCCTGTTCGGAAGAAAAAGATAATAACCCTAAAGAAGAAGCTTCTGAAACAAAGCAGCTTCCTGATATTGATATAAATTACGCTTATAATGAAGCAGTGGAATTGCTCAGTATAGGTGAGGAGATGGTAAGCCAGCGCAAAAGCGGTAGCATGGAACGCTGCATGGCTCTGTTTAATAAACATCATATGAGAACCAGGGAGTTACGTGAGATAGTAGATGCCAAATTCCCACAACAATATTCTCCTTTCTCAGCATCCCTTGCTCACATGATAAACTGTGTAAGCTGTGGTGGCGCTGAAGACCAATGCCAACTGGCAAGGGAATTCTTACAGGAAACCAATAAGCTTTATAAATTATCTTCAAAATAGCTTAAATCCCTATAGCTCCTCTAATAGTAGCCATCTGATCCACGCCGTTTATAATACGGATCATGTTTTCAGCATCGATTTCTATTACCTGCGACCCATCAATTGTTAGCTTGTAATAACGGGCAGCTACCATGCATTTAAGAGTTGCTTTATCACCGGCTTTCCATGATCCGGCATCCACCTCACGTAATGAACCGCGAAGATTCACAACAATAGATTCAGCCTCGCCATCGGCCTGTATCGCTCCACGTAAAGTAAGTGCTACAGCGTTACCGTCAGTCATGCCAAAAAGGCGGAATAACTCAATATCATATTCGGCAAAGGTAAGTTCACATTCCAGCTTTTCCATTCCCATGTCGATTTCCACAGGCGCATCCATACCACCGGCACGGTGTTCTTCTGTTTTGACAGTGTGATTTCATCAACACGTCCGGCGTAGCCACGACCATCCACAAATGCGTTAAAGTTTTTCAGGATTTTTGGAATCATTATAAAATCTCCTCAATAAAGTCATTAACCAGATGCGAACGGAAAGTTATATGCTCTGCCGGATATGGCGGAGTAAATTCAAAATCAAAGAACACTTTGCCATCTGCGATATTAAGCGGAGTATTGAGTTCAGGATCAGCATAAGCACGCCCGCCCAAAATAGCTCCCTGTGCTTTTAATCTGGCCAAATAGGCGTTAACACCTTCAAGCACATCTTCGATATATGTTTTTGTAATGTTTCGGTCGACCGCCCATAAATGCGCCCGAAGCAGGCTATCATTGATAATATCTGCAGTTCTGCGTACAGATAGAAATGCCCATTTAGGATCACTTGAGGTGGTTCTATTACCCCAAAGCCTGTAACCATCCTGCCGTATAATCGTTGCCACTTCATTTTCATTCAGCAAATTTGCTCGAGCATTAACATCGCCCAGAGTAAAATCTATGGCGCGGCTTGTGCCAACAATGCCGTTAATTACCTTGTTAGATGGCGACCACCAGAAGCCAAGGTCGTTATCAGTTTTAGCAATAAGACCGGCAACTCTTGCGCTGGCTGGCTCTACAATTATGCTATCGGTTGCTGTATCAAATATTTTGACATGCGGATCGACAACATAAATCCTTGGGCTTCCCCAGTCACCTCGATAGGTTATTGCATCCGCATCATTAGTATCCGGGCCATCGGCAATGATAACCGCACGAAGGCGCTCAGCAATTCCCAAAAGCTCCGCAACTACAGGATTTGCAAGATCACTTGGCCGTTGATGAGTAAAGCCTGGGGCAATTAAAATCCGTGGGCTGACATGCACAATACTTTCAGCTCCAAGGAATGCCTGCACGCCTTCATAAGCGCCAGTACCGGAATCCACACCACCGATAATATTTCCTATAGTTTCAGCTTCAGCCGCAACAGGATCAGGATCTGTACTTTCTTCTACTCTGACCACAACAGCAACCGCGCCAGCCTGATCGAATATTCCATCAATTGCAGCAGGAAGCGTTCCTGTGTCACCAAGTAAGGCAGCTTCAGTTCGGTTGCCTGCTATGAGTACGGGTGTATTTAGCGGAAAAGCTACCTCATCAGCTCTCGGCGCAGTTCCAATCAGACCGATTACAGATGATCTGACGGTACGTATAGGCCGTGCTCCGGTATCAATTTGCACGACCTCAACGCCGTGTAAAAATTGTTCTGGCATATTTTTCTCCAAAATTTGGGCATAAAAAAACCTGCCAAATGCAGGTTCAAACATTGTTAATGCGTATGGTGATTTTACCAGCTAGCGTTCACATCATAAGCGTTAACATCGGCTACAGTTGTAAGTGCCATTATTTCAGCGTATTTAGTGGCCTCGGTGATATAAGCTGTTTGCTGCGATACTTGCATGGCATCAAACAATCCCTGAAATTCTGCTTCTGTCAGAGTAACCTGATTATTATCAACATCCAGCCACACATCGTCTGTTTTAGCGCTGAAGTTAAAGGACGTTACCATTGCAGTAAGGTTTGCTCTCGCTACTTTTCCTGCGTCATAAGTAACAGTATTATAAACAACATTGGCATATTGTTTTTCGTGCCTGATTATTTCCAGCTCAGCAGCCTTGCGGCTTTGAGCATTTGGCAATGCGGCGGCGGCAGCGGCAGCGGCAGCGGCAGTCTGCCTTTGATTATAATCAGCGAGATCATCTCATCTCCGGTCAGCGGATAAATTCCGTGTCCACCCAAGGGGTTGCCGTCAGTATCAAGACGAGGATACTGACCTGTATTCATACCGACAGGTGTTCCGTCAGCAACTGTTGTACCGTCATGAATAGTAATA
This genomic window contains:
- a CDS encoding SAM-dependent methyltransferase → LIEVVTSLGEDGRALSPWYYPAPEDYQAILEKHGLRVESIELIPRPTPLPNGMNGWLKTFAKPFLKPFKEEVHEQILKDAENLMLTTLCDKNGNWHADYVRLRVLARKC
- a CDS encoding transcriptional regulator, which translates into the protein MNYSTKKYHAFRRYLGNNIRIHREDNGLSQEQLAEASDLEIEQVQHLENAIGNPTFNAVFRIACALDIEPHMLMENIYAEDGKVCLSHFSVCD
- a CDS encoding muraminidase gives rise to the protein MRHITQQGVELIKKFEGFVPHLYICAAGYPTIGYGHVVFAGDDFGNITGTELLDIYRKFGLKAAQNACNMNDADAEELLLQDAQKFERAVLRLIDVPLTDGQFDALVSFTYNLGPAALQRSTLRCKVNREEHDEVPAEFGKWVWAGGRKLKGLIKRRKIEAEIYANG
- a CDS encoding phage tail protein, which codes for MTITPNFRVIADSNDITAAIRRGLLSLSITDEAGFQSDKVTIKLDDRDGKIALPRTGATLDISLGYKETSLIRMGLYVVDEVSLESPPQSMSIRTHAADMGQVLKAPVTKTWGKITLGDLVSNIAGKHGLNPRITDNLASFEIPHLVQTEESDLHLLTRLALAHDAISKPVNGNLLFAPKGEARSVSGLDIPPVTISRKQITSWNASFADRAKYGAVEGDWYDKDEAIKKTIKIGEGEPVYKLRHTYDSPEVLIAAADAKLKQLERGTGSLEITTPGNPRLAAEGKLDIADVRSGVNGQWNIIRVEHSLDNSGYICRVSAEIPQQQ
- a CDS encoding phage tail protein, producing the protein MAVKYRTRKGDMLDHVAWKHYKKQSGAVEEILEANPGLAEYGEQFPAGLVITLPDIVLPESKEIIRLWN
- a CDS encoding phage tail protein, which produces MALGSYRFALETSAYQQLQRTISYRWQAQDRINNDPAMQFVGPGAEQINLEGIIYPDFRGGLGQIEGMKDSADNGEPLLLVDGLGQIWGRWVILQIEETREVFLKNGVPRKISFRLSISRYGEN
- a CDS encoding phage tail protein, with the protein product MPEQFLHGVEVVQIDTGARPIRTVRSSVIGLIGTAPRADEVAFPLNTPVLIAGNRTEAALLGDTGTLPAAIDGIFDQAGAVAVVVRVEESTDPDPVAAEAETIGNIIGGVDSGTGAYEGVQAFLGAESIVHVSPRILIAPGFTHQRPSDLANPVVAELLGIAERLRAVIIADGPDTNDADAITYRGDWGSPRIYVVDPHVKIFDTATDSIIVEPASARVAGLIAKTDNDLGFWWSPSNKVINGIVGTSRAIDFTLGDVNARANLLNENEVATIIRQDGYRLWGNRTTSSDPKWAFLSVRRTADIINDSLLRAHLWAVDRNITKTYIEDVLEGVNAYLARLKAQGAILGGRAYADPELNTPLNIADGKVFFDFEFTPPYPAEHITFRSHLVNDFIEEIL